From the genome of Candidatus Electrothrix communis, one region includes:
- a CDS encoding ATP-binding cassette domain-containing protein — translation MFRLSSLLGGYGQDKRRFLIPQVIQSSMMDCGPAALKAILGGFGIHVSYGRLREACQTDVDGTSIDTLEDLAVRLGLDALQIILPPDHLFLPEAEALPALAVMRQPNGLNHFVVIWRRHGPWAQIMDPGTGRHWVRIDRVKERLYIHQHTLDAVTWQEWAVGPEFCDPLLAHMVSLCYDSVWSEARLEEALNKEAGQGLAVLDAATRMTASLVQAGGIGKGSKAGDLIQQLLGQPEHIPQGYWSAFLSSENSEQIILQGAVLLHVAGLAEEPDLEASETSETRGADEETGFAGEPGGHRPSAAFQASLSLDSKAPEQQIVQALCLEGVFTPLLIISGVLLAGLGTALEVVVLRGMVEIGEQLPLVGQQAEAFTMVILFLLSLLILEWPLHSVSLRLGRRFELRLRQRFLEKIPGLGDRYFHSRLTSDMIQRAYELRHLRIVPVMGMQCLKILTEIICITAGLIILYPQGSLLILFSCLSIIALSLVTQPLVQEQDMRFRTHIGGLSRFYLDALQGLLPIRSHGAVPALRSEHERLLVDWAKAGLDFFVTYERMTAMNLLFSTGLAILLLYSYMQSGSDNSGTFILLYWMLTLPQLGRSLAELTQLYPSLRNRLLRLMEPLSAPDESYDWYQEEQASSEPTSEPTSPSCPEDCEKQENGVSVHIENVRVVLSGKTVLNGLNARLSAGEQVAVVGHSGTGKSTLVGLLLGWYRPASGGTVRVNGELLQGERLQQLRRELVWVDPEVQLWNSSLQDNLNYGNDTVTPPTMELLSQSDLLDVLSRLPDGVDTLLGENGRFLSGGEGQRVRLGRGLHRDTPRLVILDEPFRGLTREQRRGLLAQARRYWQGATLIFISHDVSDSLGFDRVWMMKDGELVEDDQPQRLAACSGSAYAQLLEREKTVRALIWNSADWIRLRLEKGKLVSGEKQTEPQTDTQTDAS, via the coding sequence ATGTTTCGGTTATCTTCCCTTCTTGGTGGCTACGGTCAGGACAAACGACGTTTCCTGATACCGCAGGTTATCCAGAGCTCCATGATGGACTGCGGCCCGGCTGCCCTGAAAGCCATATTGGGTGGTTTTGGTATTCATGTCAGTTATGGAAGGCTGCGCGAAGCCTGTCAAACCGATGTGGACGGCACTTCTATTGACACCCTGGAAGACCTCGCTGTTCGTCTCGGCTTAGATGCTCTTCAAATTATTCTTCCTCCTGATCATCTTTTTCTGCCCGAGGCAGAGGCCCTGCCTGCTCTGGCTGTGATGCGTCAACCCAACGGTCTCAATCATTTTGTTGTTATTTGGCGGAGACACGGGCCCTGGGCCCAGATCATGGATCCGGGTACAGGTCGACATTGGGTGCGTATAGACAGAGTTAAGGAACGTCTTTACATACATCAACATACCCTGGATGCTGTTACTTGGCAGGAGTGGGCTGTCGGCCCGGAATTCTGCGACCCGCTTCTGGCCCACATGGTCTCGCTCTGCTATGATTCTGTCTGGTCCGAGGCTCGTCTTGAGGAAGCCTTGAACAAGGAGGCAGGGCAAGGTCTTGCTGTGTTGGATGCGGCAACCCGGATGACTGCCTCCTTGGTTCAGGCTGGCGGGATTGGCAAAGGAAGCAAGGCTGGTGATCTGATTCAGCAGCTGCTCGGGCAGCCTGAGCATATTCCCCAGGGATATTGGTCAGCTTTTCTCTCATCTGAAAACAGTGAACAGATCATTCTTCAGGGCGCGGTTTTACTGCATGTTGCAGGTCTGGCAGAGGAGCCGGATCTGGAAGCATCGGAAACATCGGAAACAAGAGGAGCGGATGAAGAAACAGGTTTTGCAGGGGAACCCGGCGGACACAGGCCGTCTGCGGCCTTCCAGGCCTCGCTTTCCCTGGACTCCAAGGCACCTGAACAGCAGATTGTTCAAGCCCTTTGTCTGGAAGGTGTGTTCACTCCGTTGCTGATTATCAGCGGCGTGCTATTGGCCGGACTCGGTACGGCTCTGGAAGTTGTTGTGTTGAGAGGAATGGTGGAAATCGGTGAGCAGCTGCCTCTGGTTGGTCAGCAGGCAGAGGCGTTTACTATGGTTATTTTATTTCTGCTCTCCTTGCTGATTTTGGAATGGCCTCTGCATAGCGTTTCGCTCCGTTTGGGTCGCCGTTTTGAACTGCGTTTGCGCCAGCGTTTTCTTGAAAAAATACCTGGGCTGGGAGACCGCTATTTCCATAGCAGGCTCACTTCGGATATGATCCAACGAGCGTACGAATTGCGCCATCTTCGAATTGTGCCGGTAATGGGAATGCAGTGTTTGAAAATATTGACTGAAATCATCTGTATTACAGCGGGTCTGATTATTCTCTATCCTCAGGGGAGCCTGTTGATTCTGTTCAGCTGTCTATCAATTATTGCTCTCTCTCTGGTCACTCAGCCCTTGGTGCAGGAGCAGGATATGCGTTTTCGTACCCATATCGGCGGGCTCAGTCGTTTTTACTTAGACGCCCTTCAGGGGTTATTACCGATTCGCAGCCACGGCGCGGTCCCGGCATTACGGAGTGAACATGAGAGGCTGCTTGTTGACTGGGCAAAAGCGGGCTTGGATTTTTTTGTCACCTATGAGCGGATGACTGCTATGAATTTATTGTTCAGTACCGGGCTGGCAATTTTGCTGCTGTATTCGTATATGCAATCCGGTAGTGATAATAGCGGCACGTTTATTCTGCTGTATTGGATGTTGACGCTTCCCCAGCTGGGCCGTTCTTTGGCTGAATTGACCCAGCTGTATCCATCATTGCGTAATCGCCTGTTGCGCTTGATGGAACCACTGAGTGCGCCTGATGAGAGTTATGACTGGTATCAGGAAGAGCAAGCATCTTCTGAACCTACTTCTGAACCTACCTCCCCATCCTGTCCGGAGGATTGTGAAAAACAGGAGAACGGAGTATCGGTACATATTGAGAATGTTCGTGTTGTTCTGTCTGGAAAGACGGTTTTGAATGGCCTGAACGCTCGACTTTCTGCTGGAGAACAGGTGGCCGTGGTTGGGCACTCCGGCACAGGGAAATCAACCCTTGTCGGGCTCCTGCTTGGCTGGTATCGTCCGGCCTCCGGCGGCACAGTCCGGGTAAATGGGGAACTGCTTCAGGGGGAACGGCTCCAACAGTTGCGGAGGGAACTGGTCTGGGTGGACCCGGAGGTGCAGTTATGGAATAGCTCTCTGCAGGATAATCTGAACTACGGGAATGACACTGTTACCCCTCCGACAATGGAATTGCTCAGCCAATCCGACCTGCTGGATGTGTTATCCCGCCTCCCGGACGGCGTGGATACTTTGCTGGGAGAAAACGGTCGTTTTCTTTCCGGCGGGGAAGGACAGCGTGTGCGTTTGGGACGGGGGCTGCATCGGGATACCCCGCGTCTTGTTATTCTGGATGAGCCTTTTCGGGGGTTGACCAGGGAACAGCGACGGGGTCTCTTGGCCCAGGCTCGTCGCTACTGGCAGGGCGCTACTTTAATTTTTATTTCTCATGATGTGAGCGATAGCCTAGGGTTTGACAGGGTCTGGATGATGAAGGACGGAGAACTGGTGGAGGATGATCAACCGCAACGCCTGGCAGCCTGTTCTGGATCAGCTTATGCTCAACTGCTGGAGCGGGAAAAAACGGTCCGTGCGCTGATCTGGAACAGTGCGGACTGGATTCGTTTGCGCTTGGAAAAAGGGAAGCTTGTATCAGGGGAAAAGCAAACTGAGCCGCAAACCGATACACAAACTGATGCCAGCTAA
- a CDS encoding ABC transporter ATP-binding protein has protein sequence MTAPTFSLPTEVIWPLSALHEAIPLLAERSSLLSGAAQGGAGLRTEIAPPPLPDVESMEDLTAWLENAGQRLGLEVVEVETTYPDQENLLLRAPPALLLLPGEGEVSEILCSFILLVSSGRRSLRLLKQDGSLYRLPVHSLRDILVRALEVPLRPMVDTILEQVNIREQQRERVGRALFREYLASARVEGCWMLRLPPSASFIHQLRRARFSHKMVGLVCATLAARLLVLIASFLIGKTILQGSVDPSDFQLWGLLLFTVIPMHLLGMQIKNRLSLHFGALLRNRLLHGILQLHPEEIQHQGSGYFIGNVQEIEQLEAMGMSSAFMACTSLLEVFIAAVVLMQGAGGMLHGILLLGWTGVILLLGRIYYRRMRDWLVHSRVMTCDLVERMVGHRTRMAQEGPGQLHEREDQLLSRYVTLSERLDSMEVIMKSAVGRRGWLPVSLLGTLTMFFSTEVGVSMFAVSLGGTLLAALALDQLVQSIYQFLKTVMSWEQVYPLYQAACREHARKAPQFVPSTCFKEKEDKHPIIQAEKISFSYPDAGQVKRGILDQCDLTMHSGQHVLLEGPSGCGKSTLAVLLSGLRQLDSGSLHLFGFSLASLGEEAWRKRVVIAPQFHQNYILTETLAFNLLMGRGWPPSQEDLMEAETVCRELGLEELLEAMPSGLQQMVGEGGWRLSHGERSRLFIARTLLQQADLIILDESFAALDPEALQIALSCVLRRAKALLLIAHP, from the coding sequence ATGACTGCCCCGACCTTTTCCTTACCGACCGAGGTCATTTGGCCGTTGAGTGCCTTACATGAGGCGATCCCCCTCTTGGCCGAACGGTCCTCCCTCTTGTCCGGGGCTGCCCAGGGAGGAGCAGGGCTCAGGACAGAGATTGCGCCGCCACCCCTGCCTGACGTCGAGAGCATGGAAGACCTTACTGCCTGGTTGGAGAATGCAGGCCAGAGGCTGGGGCTGGAAGTGGTGGAGGTGGAAACCACCTATCCAGATCAGGAAAATCTGCTGTTGCGGGCTCCTCCTGCCCTGTTATTGCTTCCTGGTGAGGGGGAAGTGTCTGAAATTCTTTGTTCTTTTATCCTGTTGGTGTCGAGTGGACGGCGTAGCCTGCGTCTGTTGAAGCAGGACGGAAGCTTGTATCGCCTGCCCGTACACAGTTTGCGGGATATTTTGGTGCGTGCGCTGGAAGTCCCGCTGAGACCGATGGTTGATACCATCCTGGAACAGGTGAATATTCGAGAACAGCAGCGGGAGAGAGTGGGACGGGCCCTGTTTCGGGAATATCTTGCTAGCGCAAGGGTTGAAGGATGCTGGATGCTGCGCCTGCCGCCAAGCGCATCATTTATTCATCAGTTGCGTCGGGCTCGATTTTCTCATAAAATGGTCGGGTTGGTCTGCGCCACTTTGGCTGCGCGTCTGCTGGTTTTGATTGCTTCCTTTCTGATTGGTAAAACGATTTTGCAGGGTAGCGTTGATCCGAGTGATTTTCAGCTCTGGGGCTTGTTGCTTTTTACTGTTATCCCCATGCATTTACTCGGTATGCAGATCAAGAATCGTTTGTCGCTTCATTTTGGCGCACTCTTACGTAATCGTCTGTTACACGGCATCCTGCAATTGCATCCCGAAGAGATACAGCATCAGGGGAGCGGCTATTTTATCGGTAATGTGCAGGAGATTGAGCAGTTGGAAGCCATGGGGATGAGCTCGGCCTTTATGGCCTGCACATCGCTTCTTGAAGTGTTTATTGCTGCCGTTGTGTTGATGCAGGGAGCTGGAGGGATGCTGCACGGGATATTGTTATTAGGATGGACCGGGGTGATCCTCCTGCTCGGTCGGATCTATTACCGGAGGATGCGGGACTGGCTGGTTCATTCCCGGGTTATGACCTGTGATCTTGTTGAGCGCATGGTGGGGCACCGTACCCGCATGGCTCAGGAAGGGCCTGGTCAACTTCATGAGAGAGAAGATCAGTTACTCAGCCGCTACGTCACCTTGTCAGAGCGGCTGGATAGCATGGAAGTTATTATGAAGAGTGCTGTTGGGCGACGAGGCTGGTTGCCGGTGAGTCTACTTGGAACGCTGACCATGTTTTTCAGCACCGAGGTTGGCGTGAGTATGTTCGCGGTCAGCCTGGGAGGAACCCTGCTGGCGGCCTTGGCCCTGGACCAGCTGGTGCAGAGTATTTACCAGTTTCTGAAAACAGTGATGAGCTGGGAGCAGGTCTATCCGCTCTATCAGGCAGCCTGTCGTGAGCATGCACGAAAAGCGCCGCAGTTTGTCCCGTCGACCTGTTTCAAAGAGAAGGAGGACAAGCATCCGATTATCCAGGCTGAAAAAATCAGCTTTTCCTACCCAGATGCAGGGCAGGTAAAGAGAGGTATTCTTGATCAATGCGACCTGACCATGCATTCGGGGCAGCATGTATTACTGGAAGGGCCGTCCGGCTGCGGTAAGTCCACTTTGGCTGTTCTGTTGAGCGGTTTGCGGCAACTCGATTCTGGTTCTCTGCACCTGTTTGGTTTTTCTTTGGCAAGCCTAGGAGAAGAGGCGTGGCGCAAGCGGGTGGTCATTGCGCCCCAGTTTCACCAGAATTATATCCTGACAGAGACCCTTGCCTTTAATTTGCTCATGGGCCGTGGCTGGCCTCCGTCTCAGGAGGATTTGATGGAAGCGGAGACGGTCTGCCGAGAACTGGGGTTGGAGGAACTTCTGGAGGCCATGCCTTCAGGATTGCAACAGATGGTGGGTGAGGGAGGATGGCGTTTATCACATGGAGAGCGTAGTCGCCTTTTTATCGCCCGTACTCTGCTTCAGCAAGCAGATTTGATCATTCTGGATGAAAGTTTTGCCGCCCTTGACCCGGAAGCCTTACAAATTGCACTGTCCTGTGTCCTGCGTCGGGCAAAGGCCCTGCTCCTTATAGCTCACCCATAA
- a CDS encoding prohibitin family protein: MALKKTTRKTTGKSSRWQRIRYSCREKWFYWVLLGVIFALSVTLFWNRIVIWIETGEGGVLYRPFQGGTVTDQVFTEGIHLLVPYNRMTHYNARIQIIRHEFDVLTSRGLPVNLKIAVRYRPIFELLGVLHQRVGPDYPNKIILPQIESVLRKGLGTHSPEEIYTNKNLLLTGLVRRAIEEIGRKFVIVDDIIIREVRLPPGVKKAIEDKLVEEQRFLSYNFRLQAETQEAERKRIESGGIRDYAENIAATMSEKVLRWHGVQATLKLAMSPNAKVVVIGGGKDGLPLMLNAGEWPATAPAADIAAESPPENSSDSLGSPAPVKAHPSGASQADKKSIAQPVFPLYQGDN, encoded by the coding sequence ATGGCTCTTAAAAAAACAACAAGAAAAACGACGGGTAAATCGAGTCGATGGCAACGTATACGTTATTCCTGCCGAGAGAAATGGTTCTACTGGGTTCTGTTAGGTGTCATCTTTGCCTTGTCAGTGACTCTTTTCTGGAACCGTATTGTCATATGGATTGAAACCGGAGAGGGCGGGGTTCTCTATCGGCCATTTCAGGGGGGAACCGTGACGGATCAGGTGTTCACCGAGGGGATACATCTGCTGGTGCCGTATAACCGAATGACGCATTATAATGCCAGAATTCAGATTATCCGGCATGAGTTTGATGTCCTGACCAGTCGCGGGCTACCGGTCAATCTGAAGATCGCTGTGCGCTATCGACCCATTTTTGAGTTATTGGGGGTGCTTCATCAGCGGGTCGGCCCGGATTATCCCAATAAGATTATTTTGCCCCAGATTGAATCGGTTCTGCGAAAAGGGCTGGGCACCCATTCACCGGAAGAGATCTACACCAATAAAAATTTACTTCTTACAGGCCTTGTCCGACGGGCGATTGAGGAGATTGGACGCAAGTTCGTGATCGTTGACGATATTATCATTCGGGAAGTGCGGCTACCGCCCGGAGTAAAAAAAGCTATTGAAGATAAGCTTGTGGAAGAACAGCGATTTCTTTCGTATAATTTCCGTTTGCAGGCTGAAACCCAGGAAGCGGAGCGGAAACGGATTGAGTCGGGTGGAATCAGGGATTATGCGGAAAATATCGCTGCAACCATGAGTGAAAAGGTGCTGCGTTGGCACGGTGTTCAGGCGACCCTGAAGCTGGCTATGTCACCCAATGCCAAGGTGGTGGTGATCGGCGGCGGCAAAGACGGTCTTCCTTTGATGCTCAATGCCGGAGAATGGCCCGCTACAGCCCCGGCTGCTGACATTGCGGCAGAGAGTCCGCCAGAGAACTCATCAGACTCACTCGGCTCGCCAGCACCGGTAAAGGCTCATCCGTCTGGAGCATCTCAAGCTGATAAGAAAAGTATAGCTCAACCTGTTTTTCCACTGTATCAAGGAGATAATTAA
- a CDS encoding two-component regulator propeller domain-containing protein, which produces MKMITFFMRLIFCGVVFFFPQSGLHAQSLNPDIHISQYLHKSFIHDDRIKSVLDITQDDDGFLWLATYTGLVRFDGEEFVHYNHKTREDFPASAVRSLLKDSRGRLWVGTNDNGLFLYQNDRFEGFTVHDGLPGNSVRLLFEDRDGGLWIGTTSGVAYFDGTYFQRFLSLDVSGNKLVNFICQDPSGTIWVGMKRAGAVYIYDKKSEKFILYDGELAQLVKKTVLEFMVKDSEDNGLWAITSDALISVKDHKVVKIFDLNKEVQDSRKISNTRIYQDNSGALWLTGDSGLFRFYKGKFDFFSNADGLSDDIVFSTYQDKEGNLWVGTRPGLDQFSETKFINYSSSEGMLGDTVNAVLEDRPGEFLVATNQGLNLVRPRLNTVEKFSEQRLKTRIRHLYKDSFDRIWVSTYGNGLLVLKDREIIQQLKVRDGLVADKVRLVLEDQQHNTWVGTTSGLSVINQHGDITNHTTKTDSGLTNDFILSLYEDSKGRIWIGTDGGGVHIYEQGRIRRRYTKDTRLSGNVIFRFYQDPEGRMWVASNNGIFILREKEIYTVSSRQGLLADSIFEMTADSKDRLWMTSTLGVFYVHQRDFEEVVQGRKESFPIVAFDKNSGFKENPTATAWMAVSAEGKLWIPTHGGVAVIDPDNIPINEILPKTIILSSNIKTVGRKNAEGVLSIPPETNRVNFYFAVLSFVSPEKNLLQFKLDGFDKDWSNRSNRREVSYTNLQPGSYSFKVKGMNNDGISSSDEAVLRFYRVPYYYETSWFRLLVIITIVLLVVLAGFSIYRYRVKKLNEELKRRKLQLELERKATEAERSAKEHVIQLSEAYSRFVPHIFFNFLGKESILDVNLGDQVEKELTVLFADIRDFTSLSENLTPKETFDFINSYLGQMGPIVYQSEGFVDKYIGDAIMALFPTAQQAIHAAIQMNTILLSEQSQKRIRNHQMPVRIGIGINTGNLMLGTVGQKNRMDGTVISDAVNLAARLESLTSYYGVDILFSEETYLGLTDPDLYQVRLLDNVTVKGKKKSVRVFEALDGLPEPVRSLKVQSAPAFEEALNHYRFGELAQAKKIFRDCLRKCPEDRASAIYIQRCDHYLQVGIGDDWDGVHNMEFK; this is translated from the coding sequence ATGAAAATGATAACGTTTTTTATGCGTCTTATTTTCTGCGGTGTTGTGTTTTTTTTCCCGCAGAGCGGCCTGCATGCGCAATCTCTTAACCCAGATATCCATATTTCCCAGTACCTGCATAAATCTTTTATTCATGATGACAGGATAAAAAGTGTGTTGGATATCACGCAGGATGATGACGGTTTCCTTTGGCTGGCAACGTATACAGGTTTGGTCAGGTTTGACGGCGAAGAATTTGTTCATTACAACCACAAGACTCGGGAAGATTTTCCTGCTTCAGCGGTTCGCAGTCTGCTGAAGGATAGCAGAGGTCGCTTATGGGTTGGTACCAATGATAACGGGCTGTTTCTGTATCAGAACGACAGGTTTGAGGGCTTTACAGTTCATGACGGACTTCCTGGCAATTCGGTCAGGCTCCTGTTTGAAGACAGGGACGGAGGATTATGGATCGGTACAACGTCAGGAGTTGCCTATTTTGACGGAACATATTTTCAACGATTTCTTTCCTTGGACGTATCAGGGAATAAACTGGTCAATTTTATCTGTCAGGATCCCTCAGGAACTATCTGGGTTGGGATGAAACGGGCTGGTGCTGTTTATATATATGACAAAAAGTCGGAGAAATTTATTCTATACGACGGGGAATTGGCTCAATTGGTCAAAAAAACTGTTCTTGAGTTCATGGTGAAGGACAGTGAAGATAACGGGCTTTGGGCGATTACCTCTGATGCGCTTATCTCTGTGAAGGATCATAAGGTCGTTAAGATTTTTGATCTGAATAAGGAAGTGCAAGATTCGAGAAAGATCAGCAACACCAGAATCTATCAGGATAACAGCGGGGCGCTTTGGTTGACAGGAGATAGCGGCCTTTTTCGATTTTATAAAGGGAAATTTGATTTTTTCTCCAATGCTGACGGCCTGAGTGATGATATTGTTTTTTCGACCTACCAGGACAAAGAGGGAAATCTTTGGGTCGGAACCCGTCCGGGGCTTGATCAATTTTCTGAGACCAAATTTATAAATTACAGTTCATCAGAAGGGATGCTTGGTGATACGGTGAACGCCGTCCTGGAAGACAGGCCCGGTGAGTTTCTGGTTGCGACCAATCAGGGGCTGAACCTCGTTCGCCCTCGCTTAAACACGGTAGAAAAATTTTCAGAGCAGCGACTTAAAACAAGGATCAGGCATCTGTACAAGGACAGCTTTGACAGGATTTGGGTAAGTACCTATGGAAACGGCCTGTTGGTTCTGAAAGACCGGGAGATTATTCAGCAACTGAAGGTAAGAGACGGGCTTGTTGCTGATAAGGTGCGTTTAGTTTTAGAAGATCAACAGCATAATACCTGGGTTGGGACTACTTCCGGTCTCAGTGTTATTAATCAGCACGGTGACATTACTAATCATACAACCAAGACGGACAGCGGATTAACAAATGATTTTATATTGAGTTTGTACGAGGATAGTAAAGGCCGTATTTGGATTGGGACGGACGGAGGCGGGGTGCATATCTATGAGCAAGGGAGGATACGTAGGCGGTATACAAAAGATACGAGGTTATCCGGGAATGTGATCTTCAGGTTTTATCAGGATCCTGAAGGGCGAATGTGGGTGGCCTCCAATAACGGTATATTTATTCTTCGAGAGAAGGAAATATATACGGTCAGTTCGAGGCAGGGCTTGTTGGCGGACAGTATTTTCGAGATGACAGCGGACTCGAAAGACAGGTTATGGATGACAAGTACTCTCGGTGTCTTTTATGTTCATCAGCGAGATTTTGAAGAGGTTGTTCAGGGGAGAAAAGAGAGCTTTCCGATAGTTGCCTTTGACAAGAACTCAGGTTTTAAAGAGAATCCGACAGCAACCGCCTGGATGGCCGTGAGTGCCGAGGGTAAATTGTGGATACCGACCCACGGCGGAGTCGCAGTGATTGATCCAGATAATATCCCGATTAATGAAATATTGCCTAAAACAATAATCCTTTCTTCAAATATTAAGACAGTCGGTAGAAAGAATGCTGAAGGGGTGCTGTCTATTCCGCCTGAGACGAACAGGGTGAATTTTTATTTTGCAGTGCTCAGTTTTGTTTCTCCTGAGAAAAATTTGCTCCAGTTTAAACTTGACGGGTTTGATAAGGACTGGTCGAATCGGAGTAATAGGCGTGAGGTATCTTATACGAATTTACAACCGGGGTCTTATTCCTTCAAAGTGAAGGGCATGAATAATGACGGTATTTCATCATCAGACGAAGCGGTCCTTCGTTTTTATAGAGTACCTTATTATTACGAGACCTCCTGGTTTCGTCTTCTGGTGATAATTACGATCGTGTTGTTGGTTGTTCTGGCAGGATTTTCTATCTACCGATATCGTGTGAAAAAGTTGAATGAGGAACTGAAACGTCGAAAATTGCAACTGGAGTTGGAAAGAAAGGCCACAGAAGCGGAACGGAGTGCCAAAGAGCATGTAATACAGCTATCAGAGGCGTACAGCAGGTTTGTTCCACATATATTTTTTAATTTTTTGGGAAAAGAGAGCATTCTTGATGTGAACCTGGGAGATCAGGTGGAAAAGGAACTCACCGTCCTGTTTGCTGATATTCGTGATTTCACATCATTATCAGAGAATCTTACCCCCAAGGAAACCTTTGATTTTATCAACTCCTATCTTGGCCAAATGGGGCCGATAGTTTACCAGTCAGAGGGATTTGTTGATAAATATATAGGTGATGCTATCATGGCCTTGTTTCCCACAGCCCAACAGGCTATACACGCTGCCATTCAGATGAATACCATCTTGCTGAGCGAGCAGAGCCAGAAGCGGATAAGGAATCATCAAATGCCGGTCAGGATTGGCATAGGGATTAACACCGGCAATCTCATGCTTGGTACTGTCGGGCAGAAGAATAGGATGGACGGAACCGTGATCAGCGATGCAGTGAATTTGGCCGCGCGGCTTGAAAGCCTGACCAGTTATTACGGGGTGGATATTCTTTTTTCCGAAGAAACTTATCTTGGCTTGACTGATCCTGACCTATATCAGGTGCGATTATTGGATAACGTGACTGTGAAAGGGAAGAAAAAATCGGTCAGGGTTTTTGAGGCCTTGGACGGTCTTCCTGAGCCTGTACGATCGTTAAAAGTCCAATCTGCTCCTGCTTTTGAAGAGGCTCTTAACCATTACCGCTTTGGAGAGTTGGCACAGGCGAAAAAAATATTCAGGGATTGTTTGCGGAAATGTCCGGAGGACAGGGCATCGGCTATCTATATCCAACGGTGTGATCATTATTTACAGGTCGGTATCGGAGATGATTGGGACGGGGTCCACAATATGGAATTTAAATAG
- a CDS encoding NAD-dependent epimerase/dehydratase family protein yields MKKSKVLVTGGGGFVGLALVQELCRRGRAVRVLGRHRYPAAEAVGAISLQGDIQNIASVRRAAAGCDTVFHVAAKAGIWGGFQEYYSVNVLGTLNVLAACKELGIGNLVYTSTPSVVFDSHDLTGADESLPYSSKPLCAYATTKILAEQQVLRNNSEELRTAAIRPHLVWGPGDTNLIPRLMARGREQNLRIVGDGKNRVDIAYIDNVVHAHLLAAENLAGEGTAAGHAFFIGQQEPVQLWPWINELFARMEVPPVTAQVGLGTAKAVGWLLEMGAGLLGSKQEPKMTRFLAEQLAMSHWFSKKKAETLLGYREKVSTEIGMERLIKWLRREQR; encoded by the coding sequence ATGAAGAAGAGCAAAGTATTGGTCACCGGCGGCGGTGGATTTGTCGGGCTTGCCTTGGTGCAGGAATTGTGTCGGCGGGGCAGGGCGGTTCGGGTCTTGGGCAGGCATCGTTATCCTGCTGCTGAAGCAGTTGGGGCGATTTCGCTGCAAGGAGATATCCAAAATATTGCCAGCGTGCGACGGGCAGCAGCCGGTTGCGATACGGTTTTTCACGTGGCAGCCAAGGCCGGGATCTGGGGTGGTTTTCAGGAGTATTATTCCGTCAATGTCCTGGGTACCTTGAACGTATTGGCAGCTTGTAAAGAGTTGGGAATAGGAAATCTGGTATATACCTCAACTCCCTCTGTGGTCTTTGATAGCCATGATCTGACCGGAGCAGATGAGTCGTTACCGTATTCTTCCAAGCCGCTCTGTGCCTATGCTACCACCAAGATCCTGGCAGAACAGCAGGTGCTGCGGAATAACTCCGAGGAGTTGCGAACAGCCGCTATCCGCCCGCATCTTGTTTGGGGTCCGGGTGATACCAATCTTATTCCTCGGCTCATGGCCCGTGGTCGGGAGCAAAATCTGCGTATTGTCGGGGACGGGAAGAACCGGGTGGATATTGCCTATATCGATAATGTGGTGCATGCCCATCTGCTGGCAGCGGAGAATTTAGCGGGTGAAGGGACTGCTGCCGGTCACGCCTTTTTTATCGGTCAGCAGGAACCGGTACAGCTCTGGCCGTGGATCAACGAGCTTTTTGCCAGGATGGAGGTTCCGCCGGTCACGGCCCAAGTCGGTTTAGGAACGGCAAAGGCTGTCGGTTGGCTGTTGGAAATGGGGGCTGGGCTCCTGGGCAGCAAACAGGAACCTAAGATGACCCGTTTTTTGGCAGAGCAGCTAGCCATGTCTCATTGGTTCAGCAAGAAAAAGGCAGAAACCCTGTTGGGGTACCGAGAAAAGGTGTCAACAGAGATCGGAATGGAACGCTTGATCAAGTGGTTACGGCGGGAGCAAAGATAG